In Piliocolobus tephrosceles isolate RC106 chromosome 5, ASM277652v3, whole genome shotgun sequence, a single genomic region encodes these proteins:
- the ERVFRD-1 gene encoding syncytin-2 codes for MGLLLLVLILTPLLAAYRHPDFPLLEKAQQLLQSTRSPYSTNCWLCTSSSTKTPGTAYPASPREWTSIEAELHISYQWDPNLKGLMTPANSLLSTVKQDFPDIRQKPPIFGPIFTNINLMGKAPICVTAKRKNGTNVGTLPSTVCNVTFTVDPNQQTYQTYTHNQFRHQPRFPKPPNITFPQGTLLDKSTQFCQGRPSSCRTRNFWFRPADYNQCLQIPNLSSPAEWVLLDQTRNSLFWENKTKGANQSQTPCVQVLAGMTIATSYLGISAVSEFFGTSLTPLFHFHISTCLKTQGAFYICGQSIHQCLPTNWTGTCTIGYVTPDIFIAPGNLSLPIPIYGNSQLPRVRRAIHFIPLLAGLGILAGTGTGIAGITKASFTYSQLSKEIAKNIDTMAQTLTTVQEQIDSLAAVVLQNRRGLDMLTAAQGGICLALDEKCCFWVNQSGKVQDNIRQLLNQASSLRERATQGWLNWEGTWKWFSWVLPFIGPLVSILLLLLFGPCLLNLITQFVSSRLQAIKLQTNSARCHPRNIQESPF; via the coding sequence ATGGGCCTGCTCCTGCTGGTTCTCATTCTCACGCCTTTACTAGCAGCCTACCGCCATCCTGATTTCCCGTTATTGGAAAAAGCTCAGCAACTGCTCCAAAGTACAAGATCCCCTTACTCCACCAATTGCTGGTTATGTACTAGCTCTTCCACTAAAACGCCAGGGACAGCTTATCCAGCCTCGCCCAGAGAATGGACAAGCATAGAGGCGGAATTACATATTTCCTATCAATGGGACCCTAATCTGAAAGGATTGATGACGCCTGCAAATAGCCTTCTTTCAACGGTAAAGCAAGATTTCCCGGATATCCGCCAGAAACCTCCCATTTTCGGACCCATCTTTACAAATATCAACTTAATGGGAAAAGCCCCTATCTGTGTTACAGCCAAAAGGAAAAATGGGACAAATGTAGGCACTCTTCCAAGTACAGTCTGTAATGTTACTTTCACTGTAGATCCTAACCAACAGACTTATCAAACATACACCCACAACCAATTCCGCCATCAACCAAGATTCCCCAAACCTCCAAATATTACTTTTCCTCAGGGAACTTTGCTAGATAAATCCACCCAGTTTTGCCAGGGACGCCCAAGCTCATGTAGAACTCGAAATTTCTGGTTTCGGCCTGCTGATTACAACCAATGTCTGCAAATTCCCAACCTCAGCTCTCCAGCAGAATGGGTTCTATTGGACCAAACtcgaaattctcttttttgggaaaataaaaccaagggAGCTAACCAGAGCCAAACACCCTGCGTCCAAGTCTTAGCAGGCATGACTATAGCCACCAGCTACCTGGGCATATCAGCAGTCTCAGAATTTTTTGGAACCTCCCTCACCcccttatttcattttcatatctCTACATGCCTTAAAACTCAAGGAGCCTTTTATATTTGTGGCCAGTCGATTCACCAATGCCTCCCCACTAACTGGACTGGAACTTGTACCATAGGCTACGTAACCCCGGACATCTTCATAGCCCCTGGCAATCTCTCTCTTCCAATACCAATCTATGGGAATTCCCAGTTGCCCAGGGTGAGGAGGGCAATCCATTTCATTCCCCTTCTCGCGGGACTTGGCATTCTAGCCGGTACGGGAACCGGAATTGCTGGAATCACAAAAGCTTCCTTCACCTACAGCCAGCTCTCAAAGGAAATAGCCAAGAACATTGACACCATGGCTCAAACCTTAACCACCGTGCAAGAACAAATCGACTCTTTAGCAGCCGTAGTCCTCCAAAATCGTCGAGGACTAGACATGTTAACGGCAGCACAGGGAGGAATTTGTTTGGCCTTAGATGAAAAATGTTGCTTTTGGGTAAATCAATCAGGAAAAGTACAAGACAATATCAGACAACTCCTAAATCAAGCCTCCAGTTTACGGGAACGAGCCACTCAGGGTTGGTTAAATTGGGAAGGAACTTGGAAATGGTTCTCTTGGGTTCTTCCCTTTATAGGCCCACTTGTTAGTATCCTACTTTTGCTCCTTTTTGGTCCATGTCTCCTAAATCTAATAACTCAATTTGTCTCCTCTCGCCTTCAGGCCATAAAGCTTCAGACAAACAGTGCAAGATGCCATCCTCGCAATATTCAAGAGTCACCCTTCTAA